The proteins below are encoded in one region of Flavobacterium sp. IMCC34852:
- the proS gene encoding proline--tRNA ligase: protein MSKNLTKREEDYSKWYNELVVKADLAENSGVRGCMVIKPYGYAIWEKMQAELDRMFKETGHSNAYFPLFVPKSMFEAEEKNAEGFAKECAIVTHYRLKNDETRPGKLMVDPNAKLEEELIVRPTSEAIIWSTYKNWVQSYRDLPLLINQWANVVRWEMRTRLFLRTAEFLWQEGHTAHATKVEAIEESEKMMNVYADFVENFMAIPVIKGLKTESERFAGAEETYCIEALMQDGKALQAGTSHFLGQNFAKAFDVKFANQEGKQEHVWGTSWGVSTRLMGALVMTHSDDNGLVLPPNLAPIQVVIVPIFRTDEEFEAITQAANELVAQFNKLRVSVKFDNRTTQKPGFKFAEWELKGVPVRIAIGPKDLENGTFEVARRDTLSKEVIAKEGAVDYVNDLLEQIQKDLFNRALEFRNTHITEVNSFEDFKDVLENKTGFVAAHWDGTSATEEKIKELTKATIRCIPLDRKEEEGICVFSGSKSVGRVLFAKAY from the coding sequence ATGAGTAAGAACTTAACAAAGAGAGAAGAGGACTATTCCAAATGGTATAACGAGCTTGTAGTCAAGGCTGATTTAGCTGAGAATTCAGGGGTTAGAGGTTGTATGGTAATCAAGCCTTACGGCTATGCAATTTGGGAAAAAATGCAAGCGGAATTAGACCGTATGTTTAAAGAAACCGGTCACAGTAATGCTTATTTTCCTCTTTTTGTGCCCAAAAGCATGTTTGAAGCCGAAGAGAAAAATGCAGAAGGTTTTGCTAAAGAGTGTGCCATTGTTACTCATTATCGATTAAAGAACGATGAAACCCGTCCCGGAAAATTAATGGTTGATCCTAATGCTAAATTGGAGGAGGAATTAATTGTTCGCCCTACCAGTGAAGCGATTATTTGGTCAACTTATAAAAATTGGGTGCAATCCTACAGAGATTTACCGTTGCTAATAAATCAATGGGCTAATGTGGTTCGCTGGGAAATGAGAACTCGACTGTTCTTAAGAACAGCAGAGTTTTTATGGCAGGAAGGGCATACCGCACACGCAACTAAAGTTGAAGCTATTGAAGAGTCTGAAAAAATGATGAACGTGTATGCTGATTTTGTAGAAAATTTTATGGCTATACCGGTAATCAAAGGACTAAAAACCGAATCAGAACGTTTCGCCGGTGCTGAAGAGACTTATTGTATTGAAGCTTTAATGCAAGACGGAAAAGCATTGCAGGCCGGAACATCCCATTTTTTAGGACAAAATTTCGCCAAGGCATTTGATGTTAAATTTGCCAACCAAGAAGGGAAGCAGGAGCATGTTTGGGGAACTTCTTGGGGTGTTTCTACCCGTTTGATGGGAGCGTTGGTAATGACGCATTCGGATGATAACGGATTAGTTTTGCCTCCTAACTTGGCGCCAATTCAGGTTGTAATCGTGCCTATTTTCAGAACAGATGAAGAATTCGAAGCGATTACCCAAGCGGCAAATGAATTGGTTGCGCAATTCAATAAATTGAGGGTTTCGGTTAAATTTGATAACAGAACTACTCAAAAACCGGGCTTTAAGTTTGCTGAATGGGAATTGAAAGGAGTGCCTGTCAGAATAGCTATTGGACCAAAAGATTTAGAAAACGGCACCTTTGAGGTAGCCCGACGTGATACTTTGTCTAAAGAAGTTATTGCTAAAGAAGGAGCTGTAGACTATGTTAATGATTTATTAGAGCAAATTCAAAAAGATTTATTCAATCGCGCACTTGAATTCAGAAATACTCACATAACCGAAGTCAACTCGTTTGAAGATTTTAAGGATGTCTTGGAAAACAAGACCGGGTTTGTTGCTGCCCATTGGGATGGTACTTCGGCAACCGAAGAAAAAATCAAAGAATTGACCAAGGCAACCATTCGTTGTATTCCGTTAGACCGAAAAGAAGAAGAAGGAATTTGTGTTTTTTCGGGAAGCAAATCTGTTGGTAGAGTGTTATTTGCAAAAGCGTACTAA
- a CDS encoding alpha/beta hydrolase, which translates to MKNLFTTALFMLSLLLNGQNIKVSSGKVQRFDNFKSVYVDARNVDVWLPDGYNVDEKYAVLYMHDGQMLFDAETTWNKQAWEVDEVAGKLNAEGKVKKFIVVGIWNIPSKRHPEYFPQKPYESLTAVQKDTITAQLQKAGRTKEVFKPYSDLYLKFLVTELKPFIDKTFSTYKDKDNTFMAGSSMGGLISLYAICEYPEVFGAAACISTHWPGIFAVENNPIPEVFYAYMRKKLPNPKTNRIYFDYGDQTLDALYPPLQKNADAVMVEKGFATTNWITKFFPGKNHSEEAWAERLSVPMEFLLKK; encoded by the coding sequence ATGAAAAACCTATTCACAACCGCTTTATTTATGTTGAGTTTGCTATTAAACGGACAAAACATTAAAGTTTCCTCCGGAAAAGTACAACGCTTTGACAATTTCAAATCGGTTTATGTGGATGCCCGAAATGTGGATGTTTGGTTGCCTGATGGATATAATGTCGATGAAAAATATGCCGTTTTGTACATGCACGACGGTCAAATGCTTTTTGATGCAGAAACCACTTGGAACAAGCAAGCTTGGGAAGTAGATGAAGTAGCCGGAAAATTAAATGCCGAGGGCAAAGTCAAAAAATTTATTGTGGTTGGCATTTGGAATATTCCTTCTAAACGGCATCCTGAATATTTTCCGCAAAAACCTTATGAAAGTTTGACTGCAGTTCAAAAAGACACCATCACTGCGCAATTGCAGAAAGCAGGTCGAACCAAAGAAGTTTTCAAACCTTATTCTGATTTGTATTTGAAATTTTTGGTCACCGAATTGAAACCTTTCATCGACAAGACTTTTTCGACATACAAGGACAAAGACAATACCTTTATGGCCGGTTCGAGTATGGGCGGTTTGATTTCGTTGTATGCGATTTGTGAATATCCTGAGGTTTTTGGTGCTGCGGCTTGTATTTCTACACATTGGCCAGGGATATTTGCGGTGGAAAACAATCCGATTCCTGAGGTATTTTACGCCTATATGAGAAAGAAATTACCTAATCCTAAGACCAACCGAATTTACTTTGATTACGGTGACCAAACTTTGGACGCATTGTATCCGCCATTGCAAAAAAATGCGGATGCTGTTATGGTTGAGAAAGGATTTGCGACTACTAATTGGATTACTAAATTCTTCCCAGGTAAAAATCATTCTGAAGAAGCTTGGGCGGAAAGATTGTCTGTTCCGATGGAATTCCTACTGAAAAAGTAA
- a CDS encoding response regulator yields the protein MLDKILCVDDDAITLMLCKKVIERVSFAQEVLTAKNGEEAILYFNELAPQFQKNPTLTYPTLTFLDLNMPIMNGWEFLDNYLQNGYHELFSEAKFIVLSSTIDPQDVEKTKSYPMVIDFLSKPITKEMLENLKQNL from the coding sequence ATGCTGGATAAAATACTCTGTGTAGACGACGATGCCATAACATTAATGCTTTGTAAAAAAGTAATTGAACGAGTGTCTTTTGCCCAAGAAGTATTGACGGCTAAAAACGGAGAAGAAGCAATTCTATATTTTAATGAATTAGCGCCACAGTTTCAAAAGAATCCAACATTGACTTATCCAACACTGACTTTTTTAGATTTAAATATGCCTATAATGAACGGCTGGGAGTTTCTAGACAATTACTTACAAAACGGCTATCACGAGCTCTTTTCCGAAGCCAAATTTATTGTGCTCTCCTCTACTATAGATCCTCAAGATGTTGAGAAAACAAAGAGCTATCCCATGGTTATAGATTTTCTCTCTAAACCAATTACCAAAGAGATGCTTGAAAATTTAAAGCAAAACTTATAA
- the rpsT gene encoding 30S ribosomal protein S20: MANHKSALKRIRSNEKKRVLNRYQHKTTRNAIKALRLSTDKSDASAKLSVVISMIDKLAKKNIIHDNKAANLKSKLTKHVTKL, from the coding sequence ATGGCAAATCATAAGTCAGCTTTAAAAAGAATCAGAAGCAACGAAAAGAAAAGAGTGTTGAACAGATATCAACACAAAACCACTCGTAATGCTATCAAAGCATTAAGATTGTCTACTGATAAATCAGATGCTTCTGCAAAATTATCTGTTGTTATTTCTATGATTGACAAATTGGCTAAGAAAAATATCATTCATGATAACAAAGCAGCTAATTTGAAATCTAAATTAACTAAGCACGTTACTAAGTTATAA
- a CDS encoding PAS domain-containing sensor histidine kinase, with the protein MKNNSNKITLTYVLILMFVAVLGHQFFLDYLKTSPEKSSIFFYVRDFIFILISGFILKFILYRNDEKNKSVFEKLQVTNNEILESNERYDIVAKATSDTIWDWKIEDDSFIWNKGIQGVFGYKKEDVGMTSKWWFERIHPEDSLKMSVKLYSFLEQKTEKWQDEYRFQCADGSYKYVFDRGFLVKDKDGKPIRMIGAIQDVTKQKEEEQRLRLLETVITQTKDAVMITNIDTSTEVIPNIIFVNSAFTDMTGYNSEEVIGKSPVMFFGPKSDILEFDKLKTAIQEYKECYVETISYKKSGEEFWVNFSMIPVTNKDGEHSHWISIQRDVTEEKNKEKEREQLIRELTQNNKDLKQFSYITSHNLRAPLSNLTGLLNLVEDMPIEDPELKEIIAGFTKSTHLLNETINDLVKVVIIKDNPSIQKEKVLIKEIFENVFNQLSFLIGLHKPILKIDLEEVTILNINKSYLESIFLNLLTNAIKYRSENKQLRVSISSKIVDDHLVLTFKDNGIGIDLVRNKDKIFGLYQRFHNHPDSKGLGLYLVKSQVEAMGGTINVASTVGKGTTFTITFKNN; encoded by the coding sequence ATGAAAAATAATTCTAATAAAATCACCCTAACATACGTCCTCATCTTAATGTTTGTGGCCGTACTTGGTCACCAATTTTTTTTAGATTACCTCAAAACTTCACCTGAAAAATCTTCAATCTTTTTTTATGTAAGAGATTTTATTTTCATTCTTATTTCGGGTTTTATTTTAAAGTTTATCCTTTACCGCAACGACGAGAAAAACAAATCGGTTTTTGAAAAGTTACAGGTTACCAATAATGAAATTTTAGAATCCAATGAGCGTTATGATATTGTAGCTAAGGCGACAAGTGATACTATTTGGGATTGGAAAATTGAAGACGATAGCTTTATTTGGAACAAAGGAATTCAGGGTGTTTTCGGCTACAAAAAAGAAGATGTTGGAATGACCTCTAAATGGTGGTTTGAGCGCATTCATCCGGAAGACAGTTTGAAAATGTCGGTGAAGCTTTATTCCTTTTTGGAACAAAAAACCGAGAAGTGGCAGGACGAATACCGTTTTCAATGTGCTGACGGCAGTTACAAATATGTATTTGACAGGGGATTTTTAGTTAAAGACAAAGACGGAAAGCCCATCAGAATGATTGGAGCCATACAGGATGTTACCAAACAAAAAGAGGAAGAGCAACGACTCAGACTTTTGGAAACGGTAATTACACAAACTAAGGACGCTGTGATGATTACCAATATTGACACTTCGACTGAAGTCATTCCGAATATCATATTTGTCAACTCGGCTTTTACGGATATGACCGGTTATAATTCGGAGGAAGTGATAGGCAAATCTCCGGTGATGTTCTTTGGACCGAAATCTGATATTTTGGAATTTGACAAACTCAAAACCGCTATTCAAGAATACAAAGAATGTTATGTAGAAACCATTAGTTACAAAAAAAGCGGAGAAGAGTTTTGGGTTAATTTTTCTATGATACCCGTGACCAATAAAGACGGAGAACATTCTCACTGGATATCAATTCAAAGAGATGTTACTGAGGAAAAGAACAAAGAAAAAGAAAGAGAACAACTCATTAGAGAACTGACCCAAAACAATAAAGATTTAAAACAGTTTTCTTATATCACGTCGCACAACTTAAGAGCGCCATTGTCCAACCTAACCGGTTTATTAAACTTGGTGGAAGACATGCCGATTGAAGATCCTGAACTGAAAGAAATTATTGCCGGATTTACCAAGTCGACTCACCTTTTAAATGAAACCATCAACGATTTGGTTAAGGTGGTAATCATAAAAGACAATCCTTCCATACAAAAAGAAAAAGTATTGATTAAAGAAATTTTTGAAAATGTTTTTAATCAATTGAGTTTCTTAATCGGACTACACAAACCTATTTTAAAAATAGATTTGGAAGAAGTCACAATTTTAAACATCAATAAGTCCTATTTAGAAAGTATTTTTTTAAATTTACTCACAAACGCCATCAAATACAGATCCGAGAACAAACAACTGCGAGTGTCCATTTCATCTAAAATAGTAGATGACCATTTGGTGCTCACTTTCAAAGACAATGGTATTGGAATAGATTTGGTTAGAAACAAAGATAAAATTTTCGGTTTGTACCAAAGATTCCACAACCATCCCGACAGTAAAGGATTGGGATTGTATTTGGTAAAATCGCAAGTAGAAGCCATGGGCGGAACTATAAACGTAGCGAGTACTGTGGGTAAAGGAACAACATTTACCATAACATTTAAAAACAACTAA
- the typA gene encoding translational GTPase TypA, which yields MESIRNIAIIAHVDHGKTTLVDKIMYHCQLFRENENTGDLILDNNDLERERGITITSKNVSVVYKGTKINIIDTPGHADFGGEVERVLNMADGVCLLVDAFEGPMPQTRFVLQKAIDLGLKPCVVINKVDKENCTPEEVHEKVFDLMFELGAEEWQLDFPTVYGSAKNNWMSDHWENVTSNIEPLLDMVVEHVPAPKVSEGTPQMLITSLDFSSFTGRIAIGRLERGILKENMPISLVKRDGKVFKSRIKELHTFEGLGRKKVQEVIAGDICAIVGVEGFEIGDTIADFENPEALQTIAIDEPTMSMLFTINDSPFFGKEGKFVTSRHIKDRLAKELEKNLALRVADTDSADKFMVFGRGVLHLSVLIETMRREGYELQIGQPQVIIKEIDGVKCEPIEELTIDLPEHVSGRAVEFVSVRKGEMLSMEGKGERMIIKFNIPSRGIIGLRNQLLTATAGEAIMAHRFIGYEPFKGEIAGRINGSLISMENGKAIPYSINKLQDRGKFFVDPNEDIYEGQVVGENSRGDDMTINITKTKQLTNFRSAGADDKNKIVPAIKFSLEEALEYIQKDEYVEVTPKSLRLRKIYLNENDRKRFKM from the coding sequence ATGGAATCTATCAGAAACATTGCAATTATTGCCCACGTTGACCACGGAAAAACAACATTGGTTGACAAAATTATGTACCACTGCCAATTATTTCGTGAAAACGAAAACACCGGAGACTTAATTCTTGACAACAACGACTTAGAGCGTGAAAGAGGAATTACTATTACTTCTAAAAACGTTTCAGTGGTTTACAAAGGAACCAAAATTAACATTATCGATACTCCCGGACACGCCGATTTTGGTGGAGAAGTTGAAAGAGTATTAAATATGGCTGACGGGGTTTGTTTGTTGGTAGATGCTTTCGAAGGACCAATGCCGCAAACACGTTTTGTATTGCAAAAAGCCATCGATTTAGGATTAAAACCTTGTGTGGTAATCAATAAAGTTGACAAAGAAAACTGTACTCCGGAAGAAGTACACGAAAAAGTATTCGACTTAATGTTCGAATTAGGGGCCGAAGAATGGCAATTGGATTTCCCAACCGTGTACGGTTCAGCCAAAAACAATTGGATGTCCGACCACTGGGAAAATGTAACCTCTAATATTGAACCGCTTTTAGATATGGTGGTTGAACACGTGCCGGCACCAAAAGTATCTGAAGGAACACCGCAAATGTTAATCACCTCATTAGACTTCTCTTCTTTTACCGGTCGTATTGCTATCGGTCGTTTGGAAAGAGGTATTTTAAAAGAAAATATGCCTATCTCATTGGTAAAAAGAGACGGTAAAGTATTCAAATCAAGAATCAAAGAATTACACACTTTTGAAGGTTTAGGCCGTAAAAAAGTACAAGAAGTAATCGCCGGTGATATTTGTGCAATTGTTGGAGTAGAAGGTTTTGAAATTGGAGATACTATCGCCGACTTCGAAAACCCGGAAGCTTTGCAAACCATCGCCATCGATGAACCAACCATGAGTATGTTGTTTACCATTAACGATTCGCCTTTCTTTGGTAAAGAAGGTAAGTTTGTAACTTCTCGTCACATCAAAGATCGTTTGGCCAAAGAATTAGAAAAAAACCTAGCCCTTCGCGTAGCGGATACTGATTCTGCCGATAAATTTATGGTGTTCGGTCGTGGTGTACTTCACTTATCGGTTTTAATCGAAACCATGAGAAGAGAAGGTTACGAATTGCAAATCGGACAACCACAGGTTATCATCAAAGAAATTGATGGCGTTAAATGTGAACCAATCGAAGAATTAACTATCGACTTACCGGAACACGTTTCAGGAAGAGCTGTAGAGTTTGTGTCGGTTCGCAAAGGGGAAATGTTGTCAATGGAAGGAAAAGGCGAGCGCATGATCATCAAATTCAACATTCCGTCACGTGGAATTATCGGTTTGAGAAATCAATTGTTGACCGCTACTGCCGGAGAAGCTATCATGGCACACCGTTTCATTGGTTACGAACCATTCAAAGGTGAAATCGCAGGTCGTATCAACGGTTCGTTAATCTCTATGGAAAACGGAAAAGCAATTCCTTACTCCATTAATAAATTACAAGATCGCGGTAAATTCTTTGTAGATCCAAACGAAGACATCTATGAAGGTCAGGTTGTTGGAGAAAACTCTCGTGGCGATGATATGACGATTAATATCACCAAAACCAAACAGTTAACCAACTTCCGTTCTGCCGGTGCCGACGATAAAAACAAAATCGTTCCGGCCATCAAGTTCTCTCTAGAAGAAGCTTTGGAATACATTCAAAAAGATGAGTATGTAGAAGTAACGCCTAAATCGTTGCGTTTGCGTAAAATCTATTTGAACGAAAACGACAGAAAACGTTTCAAAATGTAA
- the rimO gene encoding 30S ribosomal protein S12 methylthiotransferase RimO — translation MRTKSLKKNKINVITLGCSKNTYDSEVLMGQLKANGKEVVHEQEGNIVVINTCGFIDNAKAESVNTILEYADKKDKGLVDKVFVTGCLSERYRPDLEKEIPNVDQYFGTTELPLLLKALGADYKHELLGERLTTTPKNYAYLKIAEGCDRPCSFCAIPIMRGKHVSQSIEKLVKEAEGLAKNGVKELILIAQDLTYYGLDLYKKRNLAELLENLVKVEGIEWIRLHYAFPTGFPMDVLDLMKREPKICNYIDIPLQHISDNILKSMRRGTTKEKTTKLLKEFREAVPGMTIRTTLIVGYPGETQEDFEIMRDWVQEMKFERLGCFTYSHEENTHAYQLEDDVPEEVKQARAAEIMDLQSQISWDLNQEKIGQTFKCIIDRKEGQHFIGRTEFDSPDVDNEVLIDAAKFYVKTGEFVNVKIIDATEFDLYGEPV, via the coding sequence ATGAGAACTAAGTCTTTAAAGAAAAATAAAATCAATGTTATTACCTTAGGTTGCTCCAAAAACACTTACGACAGTGAGGTTTTAATGGGACAATTAAAAGCCAATGGTAAAGAGGTAGTGCATGAGCAAGAAGGAAATATTGTAGTAATTAATACCTGCGGATTTATTGACAATGCCAAAGCAGAATCTGTAAATACCATCTTGGAATATGCCGATAAAAAAGACAAGGGTTTAGTAGATAAAGTATTTGTTACGGGTTGTCTTTCAGAAAGATACCGCCCCGATTTAGAGAAAGAAATTCCGAATGTAGACCAATATTTTGGAACCACTGAATTACCGTTACTACTCAAAGCACTCGGTGCCGATTATAAACACGAACTGTTAGGTGAACGTTTAACCACAACACCGAAAAACTATGCTTATTTAAAAATCGCCGAAGGTTGTGACCGACCGTGTAGTTTTTGTGCAATTCCGATTATGCGTGGCAAACACGTTTCGCAATCTATTGAAAAATTGGTTAAAGAAGCAGAAGGTTTAGCCAAAAACGGTGTTAAAGAATTGATCCTTATCGCTCAGGATTTGACATATTACGGCTTAGATTTATACAAAAAAAGAAACTTAGCTGAGTTATTAGAGAACTTAGTAAAAGTTGAAGGTATCGAATGGATTCGTTTGCATTATGCGTTTCCTACAGGTTTCCCGATGGATGTATTGGATTTAATGAAACGCGAACCGAAAATCTGTAATTACATCGATATTCCTTTGCAACACATTTCAGATAATATTTTGAAATCGATGCGACGTGGTACGACCAAAGAAAAAACGACCAAATTATTGAAAGAATTCCGCGAAGCTGTTCCGGGCATGACCATCAGAACCACTTTGATTGTGGGTTATCCGGGCGAAACCCAGGAAGATTTTGAAATTATGAGAGACTGGGTTCAGGAAATGAAATTTGAGCGTTTAGGTTGCTTTACCTATTCTCACGAAGAAAACACCCATGCTTACCAATTGGAAGATGATGTTCCGGAAGAAGTAAAACAAGCACGCGCTGCCGAAATAATGGACTTACAATCGCAAATTTCATGGGACTTAAACCAAGAAAAAATCGGACAAACTTTCAAGTGCATTATCGACAGAAAAGAAGGCCAACACTTTATCGGTAGAACTGAATTTGACAGCCCGGATGTTGATAATGAAGTCTTGATTGACGCCGCTAAATTCTATGTGAAAACCGGAGAATTCGTCAATGTGAAAATTATTGACGCCACTGAATTCGACCTTTACGGCGAACCGGTTTAA
- a CDS encoding OmpP1/FadL family transporter, with translation MKKYLLLLFFGMFFSNIYAQETTPEDVIRLATDNLTGTARFRSMSGAFGAVGGDLSAISVNPAGSVFFNNNYATITGSVYNAKNKSRYFGTSTNDTDSTLDINQIGAVFIFKEGADSKNDWKKLAIGLNYENANNFNNSVFSAGVNPFNSIGNYFLNIAQGIPTNVLTNYSYYDLNFYEQQAYLGYDTYIFEPNNSDPNNTSYYTNIPNGGNFYQENQILTTGYNGKLTGNFSAAYKDILFLGANLNFHFVNIERLSSVYESNENPVYDTGSTISEILFENRLWTTGSGFSFNLGAIVKPIESLRIGLAYESPTWLRLTDELQQGVSTQSLNNQDGNEFPFSYHDPITYLPYTIQTPGKWTGSMAYIFGKRGLLSVDVSTKDYSNTRIKPKNDYAGINQFMSNALDNAMEIRVGGEFKIKQVSLRAGYRFEESPYKIDQAFGDLTGYTGGIGYNFGESRLDLAYSYDHRNSNQAFLSSGMTDPARISRYNNNVTLSYSINF, from the coding sequence ATGAAAAAGTATCTACTATTATTATTCTTTGGAATGTTCTTTTCCAATATTTATGCTCAAGAAACAACCCCGGAAGATGTTATCAGGTTGGCCACAGACAACCTTACCGGAACTGCCAGATTCAGATCAATGAGCGGTGCCTTTGGCGCTGTTGGTGGTGATTTATCTGCCATAAGCGTTAATCCGGCAGGTTCTGTTTTTTTTAATAACAATTACGCTACCATAACAGGCTCTGTTTACAATGCCAAAAACAAATCTCGTTATTTCGGCACATCAACAAATGACACAGACAGTACACTAGACATTAATCAAATTGGTGCTGTATTCATTTTTAAAGAAGGTGCAGACAGCAAAAACGATTGGAAGAAATTAGCAATAGGCTTAAATTACGAAAACGCTAACAACTTCAACAATAGTGTTTTTTCTGCCGGAGTCAATCCGTTTAATTCTATCGGCAATTATTTTTTAAATATTGCTCAAGGAATCCCAACCAACGTTCTGACAAACTACAGTTATTACGACCTGAATTTTTATGAGCAACAGGCTTATTTGGGTTATGATACTTACATTTTTGAACCAAATAATAGTGACCCAAACAATACTTCTTATTATACCAATATTCCAAACGGAGGAAATTTTTACCAAGAAAATCAAATATTAACTACGGGTTATAACGGAAAACTAACCGGAAACTTCTCTGCGGCTTATAAAGATATCCTATTCTTAGGTGCCAACTTAAATTTTCACTTTGTTAACATCGAAAGATTGTCATCTGTATATGAAAGTAATGAAAACCCGGTTTATGACACCGGCTCAACTATTTCAGAAATTCTTTTTGAAAACAGACTTTGGACAACCGGTTCCGGATTTTCATTCAACTTAGGAGCTATTGTTAAACCAATTGAAAGTCTTCGTATCGGATTGGCTTACGAATCTCCAACGTGGCTCAGACTAACCGATGAATTACAACAAGGCGTTAGCACTCAAAGTCTCAACAATCAGGATGGAAATGAATTCCCTTTCTCTTACCACGACCCAATTACCTATTTACCTTATACTATTCAAACACCCGGAAAATGGACCGGAAGTATGGCTTACATTTTTGGAAAAAGAGGTTTATTGAGCGTTGATGTCTCTACCAAAGATTACAGTAATACAAGAATAAAACCCAAAAATGATTACGCGGGCATAAATCAATTTATGAGCAACGCTTTAGATAATGCTATGGAAATTCGCGTTGGTGGTGAATTCAAAATCAAGCAAGTAAGCCTAAGAGCCGGCTATCGTTTTGAGGAAAGTCCGTATAAAATTGACCAAGCCTTTGGAGACTTAACCGGATATACCGGCGGTATTGGGTATAATTTTGGTGAAAGCCGTTTGGATTTGGCTTATTCTTATGACCATAGAAACAGCAATCAAGCTTTTCTTTCCTCCGGCATGACTGATCCTGCGAGAATCAGCAGATACAATAATAATGTAACTCTTAGTTATTCTATCAATTTCTAA